One genomic segment of Hordeum vulgare subsp. vulgare chromosome 2H, MorexV3_pseudomolecules_assembly, whole genome shotgun sequence includes these proteins:
- the LOC123429084 gene encoding probable carboxylesterase 5, whose protein sequence is MLVNFDLTRDACKALFATKVIDTPLLGTSKLHQARTMQASKSSPPVLRKKDDGEEDITVDLYPFIREYKGGSVERLLHSPFVAASEDPADNRGVATRDVVVDKSTDVSARLFLPSVAAASAGERIPVVMYVHGGSFCTESAFSRTYHNYIRSLAARAGALVVSVEYNLAPEHPVPAAYDDAWAALQWVATLSDPWISNYADLGRTFLAGDSAGGNIVYNTAVRAASGGGSRIYIEGLVIVHPYFWGTDRLSSSEAVWDGIAMFAPEAIDRLWPFATAGRLGNDDRRVNPLDEDIASLRCRRVLVAVADKDTLRDRGRRLASRMRDCCSWADDENAVTLVESEGEDHGFHLYNPLRATSKILMESIVRFINQRTAPLPLQLPQVQELLACQGKMHRAVQPVLRVPTRPYMDVHGYGTAMKARDAATRTSCLHIGHGRRASKTSYGSVLGHVIRPNSTNMRFASSAITAPCSCVFHNFI, encoded by the coding sequence ATGCTTGTTAATTTCGATTTGACACGTGATGCATGCAAGGCTCTCTTTGCCACTAAAGTAATCGACACACCACTACTAGGCACTAGCAAGCTCCATCAAGCACGTACGATGCAAGCAAGCAAAAGTTCTCCGCCGGTACTAAGGAAGAAggatgacggcgaggaggacatcACCGTCGACCTGTATCCATTCATACGGGAATACAAGGGCGGCAGTGTCGAGCGCTTACTGCACAGCCCATTCGTGGCAGCGTCCGAGGACCCGGCAGATAACCGTGGAGTGGCAACGAGGGACGTCGTCGTCGACAAATCCACCGATGTGTCCGCACGCCTGTTCCTTCCCTCCGTTGCAGCTGCCTCTGCCGGCGAGAGGATCCCCGTCGTCATGTACGTCCATGGAGGATCCTTCTGCACGGAGAGCGCCTTCTCTCGGACTTACCACAACTACATCAGGTCTCTGGCGGCGCGCGCCGGGGCGCTCGTCGTGTCCGTGGAGTACAATCTCGCGCCGGAGCATCCTGTTCCTGCGGCCTACGACGATGCATGGGCGGCGCTACAGTGGGTGGCCACCCTCTCCGATCCATGGATTTCCAACTACGCCGACCTCGGGCGGacgttccttgccggcgacagcgCCGGCGGGAACATCGTCTACAACACGGCGGTGCGTGCGGCCAGCGGTGGTGGCAGCCGCATCTACATCGAGGGGCTGGTCATCGTGCATCCATACTTCTGGGGGACCGACCGGCTGTCCAGCTCTGAGGCAGTATGGGACGGCATCGCAATGTTTGCTCCTGAGGCCATCGACAGGCTCTGGCCGTTCGCTACGGCCGGCCGTCTGGGCAACGACGATCGCCGGGTCAACCCACTCGACGAGGATATCGCCTCGCTGAGATGCCGCCGTGTGCTGGTCGCCGTCGCCGACAAGGACACCTTGCGTGACCGCGGGCGTCGTCTGGCATCCCGCATGCGTGACTGCTGCTCATGGGCCGATGATGAAAACGCGGTGACATTGGTGGAGTCGGAGGGGGAAGACCATGGCTTTCACCTGTACAACCCGCTGCGTGCCACCAGCAAGATTCTCATGGAGAGCATAGTGCGGTTCATCAACCAGCGCACGGCGCCCTTGCCGCTGCAACTGCCACAAGTTCAAGAGCTACTTGCATGCCAAGGTAAGATGCACAGGGCCGTCCAGCCTGTTCTACGCGTGCCAACCAGGCCGTATATGGACGTACATGGCTACGGGACGGCCATGAAAGCCAGAGATGCGGCGACACGTACTAGCTGCTTACACATTGGACATGGACGAAGAGCATCCAAAACAAGCTATGGGTCAGTCCTGGGGCATGTTATCAGGCCAAACAGCACCAACATGAGGTTCGCATCATCAGCAATAACAGCTCCTTGCAGTTGTGTTTTTCACAACTTCATCTAG
- the LOC123429083 gene encoding probable WRKY transcription factor 38, whose amino-acid sequence MLCRRNNEKRSRSLVTIVPHYDGHHWRKYGQKNINGRQHARSYYRCAYTERNCSTTKTIQQQDHNGTLNCEDETAKYIVVYYGHHSCRADITRNAANIDPSVDLIQSGKMAGAVTDFEKFDQQDLDVSSLTEVFDNPELNWDIIC is encoded by the exons ATGCTATGTAGGAGGAACAACGAAAAGCGGTCAAGATCACTTGTAACAATTGTTCCACATTACGATGGCCATCATTGGAGAAAATATGGGCAGAAGAACATCAACGGGAGGCAACATGCTAG GAGCTACTACAGATGCGCCTACACGGAACGGAACTGCTCAACAACCAAGACAATCCAACAACAGGATCATAATGGAACTCTTAATTGTGAAGATGAAACTGCAAAGTACATTGTTGTGTACTATGGTCATCATAGTTGCAGGGCTGACATCACAAGAAATGCCGCAAACATTGACCCTAGTGTGGATCTAATTCAAAGTGGCAAAATGGCTGGAGCAGTAACCGACTTTGAAAAGTTTGACCAGCAGGACTTGGACGTGTCGTCTCTGACAGAGGTGTTCGACAACCCTGAGCTGAATTGGGACATCATTTGCTAG